The proteins below are encoded in one region of Alcanivorax sp. REN37:
- a CDS encoding YajG family lipoprotein, with the protein MMRRLASLSCLVLLLSACGLSPQVVNVAPSPQADSGTNGRNAPVRVEVHDERPQQHVGSRGGVYPDTSLIRPANNVAKALYDAVTRSLQSMGYNALNPGDAATELQLRLTELSYVPAEGAVVNKVVITAKLEATARRGSAEHIGRYQSSVTHETPLTPSASRNEQMINDVLERTLNRLLVDPKMRAFLAGNDRP; encoded by the coding sequence ATGATGCGCCGACTTGCCTCCCTGTCCTGCCTTGTCCTGCTGCTGAGTGCCTGCGGCCTGAGTCCGCAGGTGGTCAATGTGGCGCCGTCGCCCCAGGCAGACAGCGGCACTAATGGCCGCAACGCGCCGGTACGGGTGGAAGTGCACGATGAACGGCCACAGCAACACGTTGGCAGCCGCGGCGGCGTTTACCCCGACACCAGCCTGATCCGGCCTGCCAATAACGTCGCCAAGGCGCTCTACGATGCGGTAACACGCAGCCTGCAGAGCATGGGTTACAACGCCCTCAATCCGGGCGACGCAGCCACAGAGCTGCAACTGCGGCTGACTGAGCTGAGCTACGTGCCGGCCGAAGGCGCGGTGGTCAACAAGGTGGTCATCACCGCCAAACTGGAAGCCACTGCCCGCCGCGGCAGCGCCGAGCACATCGGTCGCTACCAGAGTTCCGTGACCCACGAAACGCCGCTCACTCCCAGCGCCTCGCGCAACGAACAAATGATCAACGACGTGCTTGAGCGCACGCTTAACCGACTGTTGGTAGACCCGAAAATGCGCGCCTTCTTGGCTGGCAATGACCGCCCCTGA
- a CDS encoding SelT/SelW/SelH family protein: protein MTAPETCPDHHLVIHYCRQCNWMLRASWMAQELLHTFDDSLAQVSLAPGTGGVFIITLNGEVLWDRRENGGFPQAAELKRRVRDRIAPNRALGHVDDTPQAQR, encoded by the coding sequence ATGACCGCCCCTGAGACCTGCCCTGACCACCACCTGGTGATCCATTACTGCCGCCAGTGCAACTGGATGCTGCGCGCCAGCTGGATGGCGCAGGAGCTGCTCCATACTTTCGACGACAGCTTGGCACAAGTCAGCTTGGCACCCGGCACCGGCGGCGTGTTCATCATCACGCTGAACGGCGAGGTGCTGTGGGACCGCCGCGAAAACGGCGGTTTTCCACAAGCGGCAGAGTTAAAACGGCGGGTACGCGACCGCATCGCACCGAATCGCGCGCTCGGCCACGTGGATGACACGCCTCAGGCGCAGCGCTGA
- a CDS encoding HIT family protein — MTAALLHPRLEADTHAIGETSDMWLRWMDDQRFPWVIVVPKQHGVTEWYELPIESQHALLDMANRCGLYLKGLTGADKINIGALGNLVPQLHIHVIARRQDDACWPGPVWGQGEPQPYPTGQLPPWLPGLRERLSQRCA, encoded by the coding sequence GTGACAGCAGCGCTTCTGCATCCCCGTCTGGAGGCCGACACCCACGCCATTGGCGAAACGTCGGACATGTGGCTGCGTTGGATGGATGACCAGCGCTTTCCCTGGGTGATTGTGGTGCCCAAGCAGCACGGCGTCACGGAATGGTATGAATTGCCGATCGAATCCCAGCACGCGTTGCTGGATATGGCCAACCGTTGCGGGCTCTATCTGAAAGGGCTCACCGGCGCCGACAAGATCAATATCGGTGCATTGGGCAACTTGGTGCCGCAGCTGCACATCCATGTGATTGCTCGGCGCCAGGATGACGCCTGCTGGCCGGGGCCGGTGTGGGGGCAGGGCGAGCCGCAACCCTATCCGACCGGGCAATTGCCGCCCTGGCTGCCCGGACTGCGCGAGCGCCTCAGTCAGCGCTGCGCCTGA